One genomic window of Cydia fagiglandana chromosome 20, ilCydFagi1.1, whole genome shotgun sequence includes the following:
- the LOC134674777 gene encoding adenosine deaminase 2-like — protein MRALTLITILLVHKYPTECNSDYKTKRAQILHDEDKLTLGGNINLTQEETKVNNCLMKHKNDEIDYAFEHPEYFNFSYHFFKYKDGISNSKVYKIIKDVPKGAALHLHDVGLLGPDYLLNITYMDGLYFCFDNDNNKVLLKFSNKIPDTNCNWKLMRDVRRMSNNVGKFDAELRKHFTMVVDDPAHVYPCIKNTWTAFMNYFNTIFPMVTYRPVWEQYFYDVLKRFREDNIMYVEVRTILPPLYELDGTTYDPVVTAKAYKKIANRFVKDHPDFIGAKVIYAPPRNVDTNALATYLQIAKRVKAEVLDFFAGFDLVGQEDLGKPLLDFVPQLTAAAGQLTYFFHAGETDWYGTSTDENLVDAILLGAKRIGHAYALPKHPLLIEEVLKRDIGLEVNVISNAVLSLVQDVRNHPLASFFAHGLPVVISSDDPGAWEADPLSDDFYVAFMGVASKTSDLRLLKQLALNSLKYSALEGDAKTKAFEKFNGKWNDFVNNFQCSSYN, from the coding sequence ATGCGGGCTCTTACTCTGATCACTATACTACTCGTTCATAAATACCCTACCGAATGTAACAGTGATTACAAGACCAAGCGTGCTCAGATACTCCACGATGAAGACAAACTCACGCTCGGAGGTAACATCAACCTCACACAAGAAGAAACTAAAGTAAACAACTGCCTAATGAAACACAAAAACGACGAAATCGACTACGCTTTCGAACACCCAGAATACTTCAACTTCTCTTACCATTTCTTTAAGTATAAGGACGGGATAAGTAATTCAAAAGTCTACAAAATCATCAAGGATGTACCGAAAGGCGCGGCATTGCATTTGCATGATGTTGGATTGTTGGGACCAGATTATTTGCTAAACATAACCTACATGGACGGACTTTACTTTtgttttgataatgataacaacAAGGTGTTATTGaagttttcaaataaaataccgGATACTAATTGTAATTGGAAACTAATGCGTGATGTAAGAAGGATGTCTAATAATGTCGGGAAATTCGACGCTGAGCTAAGGAAACACTTCACAATGGTAGTAGACGACCCAGCTCACGTTTATCCGTGTATCAAAAATACATGGACTGCCTTCATGAattattttaacactatattccCGATGGTAACCTACCGACCTGTATGGGAACAATACTTTTACGACGTACTAAAAAGATTCAGAGAAGATAACATCATGTATGTAGAAGTTAGAACCATACTACCGCCTCTATATGAGTTAGATGGGACGACCTATGACCCTGTCGTCACCGCTAAAGCGTACAAGAAAATCGCCAATAGATTTGTGAAAGATCACCCAGATTTTATCGGTGCAAAAGTGATATACGCTCCGCCCAGAAACGTGGATACAAACGCCTTGGCAACTTACTTGCAAATCGCGAAAAGGGTCAAAGCAGAAGTGCTAGATTTCTTCGCTGGTTTCGATTTAGTCGGACAAGAGGATTTAGGGAAACCGTTGCTAGATTTTGTGCCACAGTTAACAGCGGCAGCGGGTCAGTTGACGTATTTCTTTCACGCTGGCGAAACAGATTGGTATGGCACATCGACGGATGAAAATCTAGTAGACGCTATTTTATTGGGGGCGAAGCGGATAGGTCATGCTTACGCTTTGCCGAAACACCCTCTTTTAATTGAGGAGGTATTGAAACGTGACATCGGTTTGGAAGTGAACGTGATCTCAAATGCTGTGTTGTCATTGGTGCAAGACGTGCGTAACCATCCTCTGGCGTCTTTCTTCGCTCATGGCCTGCCAGTGGTCATATCCAGTGATGACCCTGGAGCTTGGGAGGCAGACCCGCTgtctgacgacttttatgtagCCTTTATGGGAGTGGCCAGTAAGACGTCAGATTTGAGACTGTTGAAACAATTGGCTTTGAACTCTTTGAAGTATAGTGCGCTGGAAGGAGACGCCAAAACGAAGGCGTTTGAAAAGTTTAACGGGAAATGGAACGATTTTGTTAATAATTTTCAGTGTAGCtcgtataattaa